The following are encoded together in the Streptomyces rapamycinicus NRRL 5491 genome:
- a CDS encoding PHB depolymerase family esterase — protein sequence MTRRTAFAMAAGTVTGSLAINTATASADAPAPGRPVASGANPVLRTALITEVTPRDNWRVTAVAIRYADPIDIRGGVIPPSAFQVTAGLGGQSAARTVTRAYPNTVARTDDRPNAGRPGRYLVIELDPDDANARASGTDPLPLHRAYTVRQVADVRTPDGDLVLAAGPLAIRNDDVITPVVDDFTAGSFTDSTGFELAFRLYQPEGFVRSPGAAARYPLVVTLHGGGEVADNNMTQLTANRIAVTFAKPERQRRHPAFVLAPQIPLPRPMDGPDGTDWTDPKVRAALVELIDAFTTQRPVDADRLYLVGLSSGARGIFNLLPRRPHTFAAALATSGWGDPSTMEGITHIPMWTDHSIDDPVVPYREGRFGKPGTWTLMNALESAGAPVTRGEWANDLPKAEFEARSRALLNRARRAGSHVLFTSYTPGTTPVSPHFAWAQTYENDVVVDWLFDQSR from the coding sequence ATGACCAGACGTACGGCGTTCGCCATGGCGGCGGGCACCGTCACCGGCTCGTTGGCGATCAACACGGCCACGGCGTCGGCCGATGCTCCGGCGCCGGGACGGCCGGTGGCGTCCGGAGCCAATCCCGTTCTGCGGACCGCCCTCATCACAGAGGTGACGCCCAGGGACAACTGGCGGGTGACCGCCGTCGCCATCCGCTACGCGGATCCCATCGACATACGTGGCGGTGTCATCCCACCCTCCGCGTTCCAGGTCACCGCCGGCCTCGGCGGACAGAGCGCGGCCCGAACGGTCACCCGGGCCTACCCGAACACCGTGGCCAGGACGGACGACCGCCCCAACGCCGGACGGCCGGGCAGATATCTCGTCATCGAGCTCGACCCGGACGACGCCAACGCACGGGCCTCCGGCACCGACCCTCTTCCGCTTCATCGCGCCTACACCGTCAGGCAGGTGGCCGATGTGCGGACCCCCGACGGTGACCTGGTGCTCGCGGCCGGTCCGTTGGCGATCCGGAACGACGACGTCATCACCCCGGTGGTCGACGACTTCACCGCGGGATCGTTCACCGACTCCACGGGATTCGAGCTGGCCTTCCGGCTGTACCAGCCGGAAGGGTTCGTACGGAGTCCGGGGGCGGCCGCGCGGTATCCGCTCGTCGTCACCCTGCACGGCGGTGGCGAGGTCGCGGACAACAACATGACCCAGCTCACCGCCAATCGCATCGCCGTCACCTTCGCCAAGCCGGAACGCCAGCGCCGGCACCCGGCGTTCGTGCTCGCCCCTCAGATCCCACTGCCCCGCCCCATGGACGGACCCGACGGTACGGACTGGACCGACCCCAAGGTCCGCGCGGCGCTGGTCGAACTCATCGACGCGTTCACGACGCAGCGCCCCGTCGACGCGGATCGGCTCTATCTCGTCGGTCTCTCATCAGGTGCTCGAGGCATCTTCAACCTGCTCCCGAGGCGCCCCCACACCTTCGCCGCGGCCCTGGCCACTTCCGGCTGGGGCGACCCGTCCACCATGGAAGGGATCACGCACATCCCGATGTGGACCGACCACTCCATTGACGACCCCGTGGTCCCCTACCGCGAGGGACGGTTCGGAAAGCCCGGCACCTGGACGCTGATGAACGCGCTGGAGAGCGCCGGTGCGCCGGTCACCCGCGGGGAGTGGGCCAACGACCTGCCGAAAGCGGAGTTCGAAGCCCGCTCCAGGGCCCTGCTGAACCGGGCCCGCCGGGCCGGCAGCCATGTGCTGTTCACGAGCTACACGCCCGGAACGACGCCGGTGAGTCCGCACTTCGCGTGGGCCCAGACATACGAGAACGACGTCGTCGTCGACTGGCTCTTCGATCAGTCCCGTTAG
- a CDS encoding NAD(P)-binding protein has product MVVCGDDALAHRLAAELHYVYRARVTLIVPGGVSLAEPTGRRMAGGRAAALFGRLSTAVGRVPPPRSPDDAAPDRGVEVMEAPALDDEVLAEAGIEHATALALVHDDDEVNIHAALRARRLNPRLRLVIRLYNRKLGQHLEELLDQAAWVAAPGMDPAELDASTTVLSDADTVAPALAATAVAGTSKVVQADGLLLRAAERIPSGSDEVADPGLCTLALLSSTTSDPAGSEGSEGSGDEGPRLLPGDEEVAAATGRGTVVLEAVSATGTPLPPRRLGSRRLPLASLFSRRLRWSVAGMAIAVLALAVASWYFTGAGLLHGAYLTVLDVLAIDDPALDEPTGRKILQLLSGLTGLLLLPVLVAAALEALGTFRTASALRRPPRGLSGHVVLLGLGKVGTRVLARLREMDIPLVCVEEDPQARGIPLARRLGVPTVIGDVTQEGVLEAAKIQRARALLALTSVDTTNLEATLYARSVKPRLRVALRLYDDHFATAVYRTLRAAHPQALTRSRSVSSLAAPAFAGAMMGRQILGAIPVERRVLIFAALHVAGHPRLEGRTVAEAFAPGAWRVIALDTAEPEDRQRDLAAAPRYGEATRQPALVWEPPPDYVLRSQDRVVLAVTRQGLGELLAGHPPAGIHGSQGADR; this is encoded by the coding sequence ATGGTCGTCTGCGGTGACGACGCGCTCGCACACCGCCTGGCCGCGGAACTCCACTACGTCTACCGGGCACGGGTGACCCTCATCGTCCCGGGCGGCGTCTCCCTGGCGGAACCCACGGGGCGGAGGATGGCCGGAGGCCGTGCCGCCGCACTCTTCGGCCGGTTGAGCACCGCTGTCGGACGGGTCCCGCCGCCGAGGTCCCCGGACGACGCCGCCCCGGACCGGGGAGTGGAGGTCATGGAAGCCCCGGCGCTGGACGACGAGGTGCTGGCCGAGGCGGGTATCGAGCATGCGACAGCGCTCGCCCTGGTCCATGACGACGACGAGGTCAACATCCACGCCGCGCTCCGCGCTCGCCGCCTCAACCCCCGGCTGCGCCTGGTCATCCGGCTCTACAACCGCAAACTCGGCCAGCATCTGGAGGAACTCCTCGACCAGGCGGCGTGGGTGGCCGCCCCCGGTATGGACCCGGCCGAGCTGGACGCGTCCACCACCGTGCTGTCGGACGCCGACACCGTCGCCCCCGCACTCGCGGCCACCGCCGTCGCGGGCACCAGCAAGGTGGTACAGGCCGACGGGCTGCTGCTGCGTGCGGCCGAGCGCATTCCGTCCGGCTCCGACGAGGTCGCCGATCCGGGGCTGTGCACCCTCGCCCTGCTCTCGTCCACCACCAGCGATCCGGCCGGCAGCGAGGGCTCCGAGGGCAGCGGGGACGAGGGGCCCAGGCTGCTGCCGGGGGACGAGGAGGTCGCCGCCGCCACCGGGCGCGGCACGGTGGTACTGGAAGCCGTCTCCGCCACCGGCACACCGCTGCCGCCGCGGCGGCTCGGCAGCCGCAGACTGCCGCTCGCCTCACTCTTCTCCCGCCGGCTGCGCTGGTCCGTCGCCGGTATGGCGATCGCCGTGCTCGCGCTCGCCGTCGCCTCCTGGTACTTCACCGGGGCCGGTCTCCTCCACGGGGCCTACCTCACGGTGCTGGACGTCCTGGCGATCGACGACCCGGCGCTGGACGAGCCGACCGGACGCAAGATCCTCCAGCTCCTGTCCGGGCTGACCGGACTGCTCCTGCTGCCCGTCCTGGTGGCCGCCGCGCTGGAAGCGCTGGGCACCTTCCGCACCGCGTCCGCGCTGCGCCGCCCGCCGCGCGGCCTCTCCGGCCACGTCGTGCTGCTCGGGCTCGGCAAGGTCGGCACCCGGGTCCTGGCCAGACTCCGGGAGATGGACATCCCCCTGGTGTGCGTGGAAGAGGACCCCCAGGCGCGCGGCATCCCGCTGGCCCGCAGGCTGGGGGTGCCGACCGTCATCGGCGATGTCACCCAGGAGGGCGTCCTGGAGGCCGCCAAAATCCAACGCGCACGCGCCCTGCTCGCCCTGACCAGCGTCGACACCACCAACCTGGAGGCGACACTGTACGCCCGCTCGGTCAAACCCCGGCTGCGGGTGGCCCTGCGCCTGTACGACGACCACTTCGCCACCGCCGTCTACCGCACCCTGCGCGCCGCCCACCCGCAGGCGCTGACCCGCAGCCGCAGCGTCTCCAGTCTGGCGGCGCCCGCCTTCGCCGGGGCGATGATGGGCCGCCAGATCCTGGGCGCCATACCGGTCGAGCGCCGGGTACTGATCTTCGCCGCACTGCATGTCGCCGGACATCCGCGGCTGGAGGGGCGTACCGTCGCCGAGGCGTTCGCACCGGGCGCCTGGCGGGTGATCGCACTGGACACGGCCGAACCCGAGGACCGGCAACGCGACCTCGCGGCGGCACCCCGCTACGGCGAAGCCACCAGGCAACCCGCCCTGGTGTGGGAACCGCCCCCCGACTACGTCCTGCGGTCACAGGACCGCGTGGTGCTGGCCGTCACCCGCCAGGGCCTGGGTGAACTTCTCGCCGGTCACCCACCCGCCGGTATTCACGGATCGCAGGGAGCGGACCGCTGA
- a CDS encoding MarR family winged helix-turn-helix transcriptional regulator, giving the protein MPRRSPGPESDAEAMVSALLTASRLLVAVSVRSLAEVEESLTPPQFRMLVVLDGRGPLSLSGLAGELGVQPSTAMRMIDRLVAAGMAARGVSAEDRRTSVISLTKGGRRIVAEATERRRQEIARIVDAMPPGRRRYLIDALQAFTEAGGEPAVPNGSQAHANW; this is encoded by the coding sequence ATGCCGCGCCGTTCTCCAGGCCCCGAGTCCGATGCCGAGGCGATGGTCTCCGCCCTGCTGACCGCGTCCCGTCTGCTGGTCGCCGTCTCAGTCCGGTCACTGGCCGAGGTGGAGGAGTCCCTGACACCGCCGCAGTTCCGGATGCTGGTGGTGCTCGACGGCCGGGGGCCGCTGAGCCTGTCCGGGCTGGCGGGGGAGTTGGGCGTACAGCCGTCGACCGCGATGCGCATGATCGACCGTCTGGTCGCGGCGGGAATGGCCGCGCGCGGCGTCTCGGCGGAGGACCGGCGCACCAGCGTGATCTCGCTCACCAAGGGCGGGCGGCGGATCGTGGCTGAGGCCACCGAACGGCGTCGGCAGGAGATCGCACGCATCGTCGACGCCATGCCGCCGGGCCGGCGTCGCTATCTGATCGACGCGTTGCAGGCGTTCACGGAGGCGGGCGGCGAGCCGGCGGTGCCGAACGGCTCCCAGGCGCACGCCAATTGGTGA
- a CDS encoding copper chaperone PCu(A)C, whose protein sequence is MTKPSWTPSHRRLTDSLRAAVAPACACVLALGGLAVWTASGSAGSPPRIDVTGARLFLPAPGVPRTAAFFRITNTGGARDRLVEVTSPAVTGGISLSRHRMTGRGSAYPQAAESLPVPAGGTLDMSPFTSDVTVPATARWRPGDLVPFTLRFEHGGRVGTNAVVVRPGEG, encoded by the coding sequence ATGACAAAGCCCTCCTGGACGCCCAGCCACCGTCGCCTCACCGATTCCCTACGGGCCGCGGTCGCTCCGGCCTGCGCCTGTGTCCTGGCGCTGGGTGGTCTCGCCGTGTGGACCGCCTCGGGCAGCGCGGGCAGCCCCCCGCGTATCGACGTCACCGGCGCACGGCTCTTCCTTCCCGCCCCGGGCGTGCCCCGGACCGCCGCGTTCTTCCGGATCACCAACACCGGCGGGGCGCGGGACCGGTTGGTCGAGGTGACGTCCCCCGCGGTCACCGGGGGGATCTCGCTCAGCCGTCACCGGATGACCGGGCGGGGATCGGCCTACCCCCAGGCCGCGGAGTCCCTGCCGGTTCCGGCGGGCGGCACGCTCGACATGTCACCGTTCACCAGTGATGTGACCGTCCCGGCCACGGCCCGCTGGCGGCCCGGAGACCTGGTGCCCTTCACCCTCCGCTTCGAACACGGCGGACGTGTCGGGACCAACGCCGTCGTCGTGCGGCCGGGCGAGGGCTGA